One genomic window of Bacteroidota bacterium includes the following:
- a CDS encoding DUF429 domain-containing protein, with product MMETVVPSIGLDGCKAGWFLVLINPDGTWRSEILQSLNGLGSFLTSDTHCLIDIPIGLPDSGLAERTCDLAARKVLGRRAPTVFRVPARPTLSAQSYREACDINQKWTHRKLSKQSYHILGKIAEADWFRRSYPHVRLREFHPEIGFWSLNGGQVVPEKKKSAEGQRKRLAILQEACEMAGTVYQESLSRFKRGVVQPDDILDALCGAILGRSPARLKSMPNRRETDGLGLPMEIVYTGR from the coding sequence ATGATGGAGACGGTTGTTCCATCCATCGGACTTGATGGATGCAAAGCCGGGTGGTTTCTGGTGCTGATTAATCCGGATGGCACGTGGCGGTCGGAAATCCTGCAATCGCTGAACGGGCTCGGTTCTTTTTTGACCAGTGACACTCATTGTCTCATTGATATTCCCATCGGGTTGCCTGATTCGGGTCTGGCAGAACGGACCTGTGACCTCGCAGCCAGAAAAGTATTGGGACGACGGGCCCCGACGGTTTTCAGGGTGCCTGCCAGACCCACTCTTTCTGCTCAATCCTACCGTGAGGCCTGTGACATCAACCAGAAATGGACCCACCGAAAACTTTCGAAACAATCCTACCATATTCTCGGTAAAATCGCCGAAGCCGACTGGTTCCGGCGATCATATCCACATGTCCGTTTAAGGGAATTCCATCCGGAAATCGGGTTCTGGTCGCTGAATGGGGGCCAGGTGGTTCCGGAAAAGAAGAAATCGGCGGAAGGCCAGAGAAAACGGCTGGCGATACTGCAAGAGGCCTGTGAAATGGCCGGGACCGTTTATCAGGAAAGTCTGTCGAGGTTTAAACGGGGGGTCGTTCAGCCTGATGATATTCTGGATGCCCTGTGCGGGGCCATTCTGGGAAGGTCTCCTGCCAGGTTGAAATCGATGCCGAATAGACGCGAGACGGACGGGCTTGGGTTACCCATGGAAATTGTGTACACCGGAAGGTGA
- a CDS encoding pullulanase, protein MKSLMAVCLSVFIAGVVNAQSFTATERAQGYALRGDTTWFVFDPVLYKAADVQKVVVTGAFAGWSHALDDPSRHLKKQGDVWATWFPNPEFRNIGVASPFKFRLNDGEWLNPHDKSPNNDGGNLIFMRGLRPARLIAELNGPRAIWVKLTGDGVIRPADPSSWELTMADGKRIPVAAIKPNTASEALLVPGQDIDIRRVYHLAVPSLNLKTQVSFDGWFRTLYSDKELGATVSSDKKTTTFRIFSPRADRVKLYLYKGKDDKKAFKTIDMKKDAQGVWEYTAKGNLHKTWYDFTIHGPKDPGNHFYESKPVHITDPYARVSDDSFGKARVWERTRPATPLKNGIPAMQDVVAYEVHVQDFTELLPVDDKLKRTIPAMTVPGLKNSKGQKIGFDHLVDLGINVVHLMPMQEYLHYPNDEWQAAFGKDPWFKEQGIDKENYDWGYRTTHAFAVESRYRQRGTEPGSERDQFRNLVQAFHDRGIAVIVDYVFNHTGEHMDGRTMPFNFSVLDQYYYYRTKDGKLIGEYGNETKSENRPMMQRWFIDQAKHWIEEFGVDGFRIDLAGQTDEQTLKAFVDAIGRDKIVYGEPWIASADPDYESNPDWDWYKVDAPITFFQDDARNAFKGPAFFDPAKDKNPTGFSGGDTLMRPAVMLGLANGFPEERHPNRGINYLDIHDNWALADQLALKNYDGRYGVDEGAFKVASTLLFTSLGPIVIHGGTEFARTKGVAPTTQKIGETKTGKIWFNGRRDTNTLRKANWFVWEDLGKTTADESSYFPGEKAATDFVNMNAWWKGLIAWRLSDKGKVFRTASMPPEGYYQFIAPANPYLLGYSVNGEVMVLVNTEKKANTFTGVTFPAGNWKLIADDKRVDHVNGLGQALQAGGTAVDITLPARSVKIWLKQ, encoded by the coding sequence ATGAAATCACTTATGGCTGTTTGCCTGTCTGTGTTTATTGCCGGAGTGGTAAATGCACAGAGTTTCACCGCCACCGAACGGGCCCAGGGATATGCACTGAGAGGTGATACCACCTGGTTTGTTTTCGATCCGGTTTTATACAAAGCCGCCGATGTGCAGAAGGTGGTGGTAACCGGTGCTTTTGCCGGCTGGAGCCATGCACTGGATGATCCTTCCCGGCATCTTAAAAAACAGGGAGACGTTTGGGCCACCTGGTTTCCGAATCCGGAATTCAGAAACATCGGGGTGGCCTCCCCGTTTAAGTTTCGCCTCAATGACGGTGAGTGGTTAAATCCGCACGATAAGAGTCCGAACAATGACGGCGGAAACCTGATTTTCATGCGTGGACTGCGTCCCGCCCGTCTGATAGCCGAATTGAACGGTCCGCGGGCCATTTGGGTGAAGCTGACCGGTGATGGGGTGATCCGTCCGGCCGATCCTTCATCCTGGGAACTGACCATGGCCGATGGGAAGCGAATCCCTGTCGCCGCCATTAAGCCGAACACCGCCAGTGAAGCCCTTCTGGTTCCCGGTCAGGACATCGATATCCGTCGTGTGTACCACCTGGCCGTGCCTTCCCTGAATCTGAAAACCCAGGTTTCCTTCGATGGCTGGTTCCGCACACTGTACTCCGATAAAGAACTCGGTGCCACGGTTTCCTCTGATAAAAAAACCACCACATTCCGGATTTTCTCACCCAGGGCTGACCGGGTAAAGCTGTATCTGTACAAGGGCAAGGATGACAAAAAGGCCTTTAAGACCATCGATATGAAAAAGGATGCTCAGGGTGTCTGGGAATACACTGCCAAGGGGAATCTTCACAAAACCTGGTATGATTTCACGATTCACGGACCGAAGGATCCCGGCAATCATTTTTACGAGAGTAAACCGGTTCACATCACCGACCCTTATGCCCGGGTGAGCGATGACAGTTTCGGTAAGGCCCGGGTCTGGGAACGCACCCGTCCGGCCACCCCGCTGAAGAATGGAATACCTGCAATGCAGGATGTGGTGGCGTATGAAGTTCACGTTCAGGATTTTACAGAGTTGCTGCCGGTCGATGACAAGCTGAAGCGGACGATTCCGGCCATGACTGTACCCGGTCTGAAAAATTCCAAAGGTCAGAAAATCGGATTTGACCATCTGGTCGATCTGGGAATCAATGTGGTTCACCTGATGCCCATGCAGGAGTATCTGCATTACCCGAATGATGAATGGCAGGCTGCTTTCGGAAAGGATCCCTGGTTTAAGGAACAGGGAATTGACAAGGAAAATTATGATTGGGGATACCGGACCACCCACGCCTTTGCGGTGGAAAGCCGGTACCGTCAGCGCGGAACCGAGCCTGGGTCCGAGCGCGATCAGTTCAGAAATCTTGTGCAGGCGTTCCATGACCGGGGTATTGCGGTGATTGTGGACTATGTGTTCAATCATACCGGTGAGCATATGGATGGACGAACCATGCCCTTCAATTTCTCGGTGCTGGATCAGTACTATTACTACCGGACCAAAGACGGCAAGCTGATCGGAGAATACGGCAATGAAACCAAATCGGAAAACCGTCCGATGATGCAACGCTGGTTTATCGATCAGGCCAAACACTGGATTGAAGAGTTTGGGGTGGATGGATTCCGGATTGATCTGGCCGGACAGACCGATGAGCAAACCCTGAAGGCCTTTGTTGATGCCATCGGCCGGGATAAAATTGTTTACGGTGAACCCTGGATTGCCTCGGCCGATCCTGATTATGAATCCAATCCCGATTGGGACTGGTATAAGGTGGATGCCCCGATCACCTTCTTTCAGGATGATGCAAGAAATGCCTTTAAAGGTCCTGCCTTTTTCGATCCGGCCAAGGACAAGAATCCGACCGGATTTTCGGGTGGTGATACGCTCATGAGACCGGCGGTAATGCTTGGACTTGCCAACGGATTTCCTGAGGAACGGCATCCCAACCGCGGAATTAACTATCTGGATATTCATGATAACTGGGCGCTGGCTGACCAGCTTGCTCTGAAAAATTACGATGGCCGGTATGGTGTGGATGAGGGAGCTTTCAAAGTGGCTTCCACCCTGCTTTTCACTTCGCTGGGACCGATCGTGATTCATGGCGGGACCGAGTTTGCCCGTACCAAAGGGGTGGCCCCCACCACACAGAAAATCGGAGAGACTAAAACCGGAAAAATCTGGTTCAATGGTCGCCGTGATACAAATACCCTTCGCAAGGCCAACTGGTTTGTCTGGGAAGATCTCGGGAAAACCACCGCAGATGAATCGAGTTATTTTCCCGGGGAAAAGGCCGCGACTGACTTTGTAAATATGAATGCCTGGTGGAAGGGGCTGATTGCCTGGCGGTTGAGTGATAAGGGAAAAGTGTTCCGGACGGCTTCCATGCCACCCGAGGGCTACTACCAGTTTATCGCGCCGGCCAATCCATACCTGCTTGGCTACTCGGTAAATGGTGAAGTAATGGTTCTGGTCAATACAGAAAAAAAGGCAAACACCTTCACTGGTGTGACCTTTCCGGCCGGAAACTGGAAACTCATCGCCGATGACAAGCGGGTTGATCATGTGAACGGACTGGGGCAGGCGCTGCAGGCAGGCGGAACCGCGGTGGATATCACCCTTCCGGCACGGAGTGTAAAAATCTGGCTGAAGCAGTAA
- a CDS encoding BMC domain-containing protein, with protein MPGPAVGLIETRGLIAAIEAADAGLKAANVQLLARYKADAALVTIEFAGEVAAVRSAVDAASAAASRVGTVVSTHVIARPADQTLAELTHPDKRNLVPDSREEDPVPANFSGNPADLETLSVKELRGLARQYPDLVLKGREISRANRDQLIDALRPVLSKKG; from the coding sequence ATGCCGGGACCTGCTGTCGGGTTAATTGAAACCCGCGGACTGATTGCGGCCATTGAGGCAGCTGATGCCGGACTGAAGGCCGCCAACGTGCAGTTGCTTGCGCGTTACAAAGCCGATGCAGCATTGGTTACCATTGAATTTGCCGGTGAAGTGGCAGCCGTCCGGTCGGCTGTCGATGCGGCTTCTGCTGCTGCTTCCCGGGTTGGAACCGTGGTGAGCACACACGTGATTGCCCGCCCGGCCGATCAGACACTGGCCGAACTCACCCATCCTGATAAACGAAATCTGGTTCCCGATTCACGTGAAGAGGACCCTGTTCCCGCCAACTTTTCAGGAAATCCGGCCGATCTGGAAACCTTGTCTGTCAAGGAACTCAGGGGACTGGCACGTCAATATCCTGATCTGGTTCTCAAAGGCCGTGAAATCAGCCGGGCCAACCGGGATCAACTGATCGATGCTCTGCGTCCGGTTCTGTCTAAAAAGGGTTGA
- a CDS encoding nuclear transport factor 2 family protein has protein sequence MITSPDQTDQQVLQANRRFYQAIEDWDEPAMASLWLDSPDVTCFHPGWDPLYGYDAILDSWNSIFNSRQPFNFRLIGIRTVISGDLAVVTLLENLIIEQDGRVAEVFLPATNIFRFHEGRWFLIHHQASAAVEKG, from the coding sequence ATGATTACTTCTCCCGATCAGACCGATCAGCAGGTTTTGCAGGCCAACCGGCGTTTTTATCAGGCCATTGAGGACTGGGATGAACCGGCCATGGCTTCCCTCTGGCTGGATTCACCCGATGTGACGTGTTTCCATCCGGGGTGGGATCCGCTTTATGGTTATGATGCCATTCTCGATTCATGGAATTCCATTTTTAATTCCCGTCAGCCATTCAATTTCCGTCTGATCGGAATTCGGACGGTGATCTCTGGTGATCTGGCTGTGGTGACCTTACTCGAAAACCTGATTATCGAACAGGATGGGCGTGTGGCCGAGGTTTTTTTGCCGGCCACCAACATTTTCCGGTTTCACGAGGGCCGCTGGTTTCTGATTCACCATCAGGCATCGGCGGCGGTTGAAAAAGGCTAA
- a CDS encoding GNAT family N-acetyltransferase, giving the protein MIRSYQPSDLPCCKEIVEKVWHFSDKFRPEPLADLFRSVYTESSLGESTHGWVVEEEGVVRGFLFGKAVGFPQIRGRYSGVGGSFRFLWTLFGLKGVGLPEKWMYLKAVQVHEVSRRKVEPERLNEVNLFAVDPAAQGKGYGRLLMQAYLSLCEQSGVGRVTLDTDRECNVGFYESMGFSVKGVFDSPLQKLYSGTSGESFVYEKRLKTNSAQTI; this is encoded by the coding sequence ATGATCCGTTCCTATCAACCATCCGACCTGCCCTGCTGCAAAGAAATTGTGGAAAAAGTCTGGCATTTTTCAGACAAATTCCGTCCTGAACCATTGGCTGATCTTTTCCGGTCGGTCTATACCGAAAGCAGTCTGGGTGAAAGCACCCATGGCTGGGTGGTGGAAGAAGAGGGGGTGGTGCGCGGATTCCTATTCGGAAAAGCCGTCGGATTTCCGCAGATCCGCGGTCGTTACAGCGGTGTGGGTGGTTCTTTTCGGTTTCTGTGGACCCTGTTCGGATTAAAGGGGGTCGGACTTCCGGAAAAATGGATGTACCTGAAGGCTGTTCAAGTGCATGAAGTAAGCCGACGGAAGGTGGAGCCGGAACGATTGAATGAAGTGAATTTATTCGCAGTGGATCCGGCAGCACAGGGAAAGGGATATGGCCGGTTGCTCATGCAAGCGTACCTTTCCCTGTGTGAACAGTCTGGGGTTGGGCGGGTCACCCTCGATACGGACCGGGAATGCAACGTGGGGTTCTATGAGTCGATGGGATTTTCGGTCAAAGGCGTGTTCGATTCCCCCCTTCAGAAATTGTATTCGGGCACCTCTGGTGAAAGTTTCGTCTATGAAAAACGGTTAAAAACCAATTCCGCTCAGACGATTTGA
- the aroC gene encoding chorismate synthase has product MRFFTAGESHGPQLTGIIEGVPSNLPLTADDINIHLARRMKGYGRGGRMKIEKDQVLIRSGVRFSKTFGAPITLVIENKDWENWLERMKIEGDGSSITKITVPRPGHADLVGYKKYQFDDIRPVIERSSARETAMRVAMGSVSRQLLKEVGIEIGSHIVALETIGYPGLEAPAGLLEPLVAQGGEHLWKTADLSEVRCLDKTLEAAMITRIDEAKEAGDTLGGIFEIIVTGVPEGLGTYVQYDRKLDAQLAAAIVSIPAVKGVEIGYGFANAQRPGSRVHDPIVWTGSAYSRTSNRAGGTEGSMTTGMPLIIRGAMKPIPTLIDALPSVDIRTNEPIKARVERSDVCALPAASVVGESVVATVIANALLEKFGGDSLGELKSRMGR; this is encoded by the coding sequence ATCCGATTTTTTACCGCCGGCGAATCCCATGGCCCCCAACTGACGGGGATCATTGAAGGTGTTCCCTCGAATCTGCCGCTGACTGCTGACGATATCAATATCCATCTGGCCCGACGAATGAAAGGGTACGGACGCGGGGGCCGGATGAAAATCGAGAAGGACCAGGTTCTGATCAGGTCGGGCGTGCGGTTTTCGAAAACATTCGGGGCTCCCATTACTCTGGTGATTGAGAACAAGGACTGGGAGAACTGGCTCGAGCGGATGAAGATTGAAGGTGATGGTTCATCCATCACCAAAATCACGGTTCCCCGACCCGGTCACGCCGATCTGGTGGGTTACAAAAAATATCAGTTCGATGACATCCGGCCGGTGATCGAGCGGTCGAGTGCGCGGGAAACCGCCATGCGTGTGGCCATGGGGTCGGTGTCGCGTCAGTTGCTGAAAGAAGTGGGTATCGAAATCGGCTCACACATAGTGGCGCTGGAAACCATTGGCTATCCCGGATTGGAGGCCCCTGCCGGTTTGCTGGAACCGCTGGTGGCACAGGGAGGTGAACATCTCTGGAAAACAGCCGATCTCTCCGAGGTGCGGTGTCTGGATAAAACCCTGGAAGCGGCCATGATTACCCGCATAGATGAGGCGAAGGAGGCGGGTGATACACTGGGAGGAATTTTTGAAATCATCGTCACCGGTGTTCCTGAAGGATTGGGGACCTATGTGCAATATGACCGGAAGCTGGATGCCCAACTGGCCGCGGCCATTGTTTCGATTCCGGCGGTGAAAGGGGTGGAGATCGGATATGGATTTGCCAATGCGCAGCGACCGGGCAGCCGTGTCCACGATCCGATTGTCTGGACTGGTTCGGCTTATTCCCGGACTTCGAACCGGGCCGGAGGAACAGAAGGGTCGATGACGACCGGCATGCCGCTGATTATCCGCGGGGCCATGAAACCCATTCCAACGCTGATTGATGCCCTTCCCTCGGTGGATATTCGAACCAATGAACCGATCAAAGCCCGTGTGGAACGGTCGGATGTCTGTGCATTGCCTGCTGCCTCGGTGGTGGGTGAATCGGTGGTGGCGACCGTGATTGCCAATGCCCTGCTTGAAAAATTCGGTGGCGATTCGCTGGGAGAGTTAAAAAGCCGGATGGGCCGGTAA
- a CDS encoding diguanylate cyclase, with protein MKILIVEDDIGMQDLLAAMVRSLGHEVMTADNGAEAWDLHQTQKFPLVICDWVMPIMSGTEFTRKVRTSQQLHYTYIILISSMTGKNNYLQVMDAGADDFVPKPVDKDELAARIRVAERIIRLQVQLEEMSQLDGLTGLSNRRRFDLILNEDWRRQRRAGGPISLIMIDIDFFKNYNDHYGHLAGDEVLKTVSTVLDREGNRAGDLVARYGGEEFAVILAGTTESASILIAERIRKEVTNLRIPHEYSQVADHITISLGVATVHPEPDQSNPNSLVSLADTALYQAKRHGRNQVAVYREGMEVNGTESPQQ; from the coding sequence GTGAAAATACTAATCGTTGAAGATGACATCGGCATGCAGGATTTACTTGCAGCCATGGTCCGCTCGCTCGGTCATGAGGTCATGACCGCCGACAATGGCGCCGAAGCCTGGGATCTTCACCAGACCCAGAAATTTCCGCTCGTTATCTGCGATTGGGTCATGCCTATTATGTCGGGAACCGAATTCACACGCAAGGTCCGGACCTCTCAGCAGCTGCATTACACCTACATCATCCTCATCAGCTCCATGACAGGAAAGAACAATTATTTGCAGGTGATGGATGCCGGTGCCGATGATTTCGTGCCCAAACCGGTCGATAAGGATGAACTGGCCGCCCGGATCCGGGTGGCCGAACGAATCATCCGGCTGCAGGTCCAGCTCGAGGAAATGAGCCAGCTCGATGGATTAACGGGACTTTCCAACCGCCGGCGGTTCGATCTGATTCTGAATGAGGATTGGCGCCGCCAGCGTCGCGCAGGCGGACCCATTTCCCTCATCATGATCGACATCGACTTTTTTAAAAATTATAACGATCACTACGGGCACCTGGCCGGTGATGAAGTTCTTAAAACCGTTTCAACGGTTCTGGATCGGGAAGGAAACCGGGCCGGCGACCTGGTGGCCCGTTACGGAGGCGAGGAATTTGCCGTTATCCTGGCTGGAACCACCGAATCGGCGAGTATTCTGATTGCTGAACGGATCCGGAAAGAAGTAACCAACCTGCGGATTCCTCATGAGTATTCACAGGTGGCCGATCACATCACCATCTCTCTCGGGGTGGCCACTGTTCATCCGGAACCCGATCAGAGCAACCCGAACTCTCTGGTCTCCCTGGCCGATACGGCATTGTATCAGGCCAAACGGCATGGACGGAATCAGGTGGCTGTCTACCGCGAAGGCATGGAAGTGAACGGGACTGAATCTCCTCAGCAGTAA
- the eutM gene encoding ethanolamine utilization microcompartment protein EutM produces MALDALGMIETKGLVGAIEAADAMVKAAKVELIGKETIGGGFVTVMVRGDVGAVKAATDAGAAAAERVGELVSVHVIPRPHADVELILPKRS; encoded by the coding sequence ATGGCTTTGGATGCACTTGGCATGATTGAAACCAAGGGACTGGTCGGCGCAATTGAAGCGGCTGATGCCATGGTAAAAGCAGCAAAAGTTGAACTCATCGGCAAGGAAACCATTGGCGGCGGATTTGTGACCGTGATGGTTCGCGGAGACGTGGGTGCTGTGAAGGCTGCCACCGATGCCGGTGCTGCCGCTGCTGAGCGGGTTGGTGAACTGGTATCGGTTCACGTGATTCCCCGGCCGCATGCCGATGTGGAACTGATCCTTCCGAAACGGTCCTGA
- the efp gene encoding elongation factor P, translating to MLNASQLKVGYIIKFDGNLCRVTSVIHHTPGNLRAMVQTKMKNIQTGANVEYRWRSDEKAEKISMDQVEMEYLYSDDQFHYFMNTENYEQQSISEDDLGELKYFLLPNTKFMVEMYNEKPMGIVPPQTMVLQIVETDPNMKGATVTSSMKPAKLETGLTVMVPQFVETGEFIRVNTDDLSYQERVQQPK from the coding sequence ATTTTAAACGCAAGCCAGTTAAAAGTCGGCTACATTATCAAATTTGATGGAAATCTCTGCCGGGTCACCTCGGTGATTCATCACACACCGGGCAACCTGCGTGCCATGGTTCAGACCAAGATGAAAAACATTCAGACCGGAGCGAATGTGGAATACCGCTGGCGGTCCGATGAAAAGGCAGAGAAAATCAGCATGGATCAGGTGGAGATGGAGTATCTCTATTCCGATGATCAGTTTCATTATTTCATGAACACCGAGAATTATGAGCAGCAATCCATTTCGGAAGATGATCTGGGTGAACTGAAGTATTTTCTGCTGCCGAACACCAAATTCATGGTCGAAATGTACAATGAAAAGCCAATGGGGATTGTACCTCCTCAGACCATGGTTCTGCAGATTGTGGAGACCGACCCGAATATGAAGGGTGCCACCGTCACCTCCTCAATGAAACCTGCCAAGTTGGAAACCGGACTGACGGTAATGGTTCCGCAATTTGTTGAGACCGGGGAGTTTATCCGGGTCAATACCGATGATCTTTCCTATCAGGAACGTGTTCAGCAGCCGAAATAA